The following proteins come from a genomic window of Trifolium pratense cultivar HEN17-A07 linkage group LG4, ARS_RC_1.1, whole genome shotgun sequence:
- the LOC123921330 gene encoding uncharacterized protein LOC123921330 isoform X2, with translation MDDVDQLLQMAKTENNSCLGHCPNLIWRYRVGRKLANKKRDLKLRIEEGRQYIQIERPASLSAGYFSSEKCWEFDSRKPAYEELMRALEDDDVTMIGLYGMGGCGKTMLTMEVGKRCGHLFDQVVFVPISSTVDLERIQEKIAGSLEFEFQEKDEMDRSQRLCMRFRQEDRVLVILDDVWQMLDFDAIGIPSSEHHKGCKVLISSRSEAVCTLMDCQKKIHLSTLTNDETWDLFQKQALISECTSITVQSLARQISNECKGLPVAIVAVASSLKGKAEVEWKVALNRLRSSKPVNIEKGLQNPYTCLQLSYDNLDTEEAKSLFLLCSVFPEDCEIPVEFLTRSAIGLGIVGEVHSYEGARDEVSVAKNKLISSCLLLDVDEGKCVKMHDLVRNVAHWIAQNEIKCASKKDVMTLEHTSLRYLWCEKFPNNLYCSSLDFLHIHTLTQVSDETFKGMGMLRVLFLYNKGRERMPLLTTSLKSLMNLRCLLLSKWDLVDISFVGDMKKLESLTLCYCSFLELPDVVTELTNLRLLDLSECDMKMNPFEVIGRHRQLEELYFTDCRSKWEVEFLKEFSAPQVLQRYQIQLGSMFFGFQEAFLNHHRTLFLSYLDVYNAATAIKDLAEKAEVLCIAGIEGGAKSIMPDIFRSMNHLTELWIRDSKGIECLVDTCLIEVGTLFFCKLHWLRIEHMEHLGALYNGRMPLGGHFENLEDLYISHCPKLTCLFTLAVAQNLAQLENLQVLSCHALKHILIDDDDDREEIIVYDHRPLFPKLKRLHVRECSELEYIIPITLAHGLVLLECLEIVCNQKLRYIFGQSTHKAAQNQNQVKIELSALEELTLVMLPNINSICPEDCYLMWPSLLSFNLRNCAEFFMVSINTCMALHNNPMINEASHQTLQNIREVRVNNCELEGIFQLVGLPIDGEKDPLMSCLEMLYLENLPQLRYVCKSNVESTNIQFQNLQQMEICGCRRLKFIFSSFMAGGLPQLKALKVEKCNQLDQIVEDISTAIPLGSFGLPSLVRLTLISCPMLGSLFTASTAKTLTSLEELTIEDCHGLKQLVTYGRTLQNRRGEIVQDDHHDFQSYVSMFQSLKRISIMRCHLLKYILPVSFGRGLVKLEAIEITDTPELRYVFGHSSHQYPNKFKIELPALEKVALYCIPNLIAICPENYHATCSSLQLLVMNDVGLSMNNWMVDSGAAHSDLSSTKTDEGETSMPIEKKLTSVIIENGSEMEGIFQMKGSPSENGQQVMSWLEDLKLNNLPKLMYIWMGSIQHCVSLQHLHKIHICNCPTLKSIFSISVLRVLPLLKILVLEQCEELEQIIEDDDEENENVPNPQVWFSQLKFLLVTQCNKLKHLFSFHTSHEFPELEYLTLNQNSSLVQVFKVVSGVREGTMEILLPKLKHVMLMQLPNLNNICQGIEFQTLTNLLVHNCPKFLLTSTTTNEDMLQTCDSDKEIGFYLRPHLHDISCTTTNDHEFLTSKIKNKGIQDLQSQEQKLSLIPLPNLTEEFVKGQSMDEPYLTRQQKPLGESRFTEEETASKNVDIVALSIHSESDSSHSSPLATSQSRSHPHYEISFSQTETYTNKENKDRPVYIGDSEDNDLKPVKEDDESQIATPCVSEATAVCHSTEYNFVEKALSDLEESLRIPLRDIASSEANSLRLLTTLNFLSHLSLKDVALSDGLQAVIDTMHTEFPTILRSFKQAFSITDKFAMTDAHHDEVAITLASKISNAESFLNEAQQREAALKEQIIQLEKEVKCLQEENEKCIQETIGYKMELENVVKDKYEILEDQMKARQQIFEVDYKWSALLSQFQYNHIVARNPS, from the exons ATGGACGATGTTGATCAGTTACTACAAATggcaaaaacagaaaataactCATGTCTCGGGCACTGTCCAAATTTGATTTGGCGATACCGTGTAGGCAGGAAGTtagcaaataaaaaaagagaccTTAAACTGCGCATTGAAGAAGGTAGACAATATATACAGATTGAACGCCCTGCTTCACTTTCAGCAGGCTATTTTTCTTCTGAAAAATGTTGGGAGTTTGATAGTAGAAAACCTGCTTATGAGGAACTTATGCGTGCTTTGGAAGATGATGATGTTACTATGATTGGATTGTATGGGATGGGGGGTTGTGGTAAAACAATGCTTACAATGGAAGTAGGCAAGAGATGTGGTCATCTTTTTGATCAAGTGGTTTTTGTGCCTATATCTAGTACTGTAGACTTGGAAAGGATCCAGGAAAAAATTGCAGGCTCTCTtgaatttgaattccaagaaaaaGACGAAATGGACAGATCACAACGCTTATGCATGAGGTTCAGACAAGAAGATAGGGTTCTTGTGATTCTGGATGATGTGTGGCAGATGCTAGATTTTGATGCCATAGGGATTCCTTCTAGTGAACATCATAAAGGTTGCAAGGTTCTCATTAGCAGTAGATCTGAAGCAGTTTGTACTTTGATGGATTGCCAGAAAAAAATTCATCTATCAACACTAACCAATGATGAAACGTGGGATCTTTTCCAAAAGCAAGCACTAATATCTGAATGCACTTCGATTACTGTACAGAGTTTGGCAAGACAAATTTCAAATGAATGTAAAGGCTTGCCCGTCGCCATTGTAGCAGTGGCTAGCAGCTTGAAAGGTAAGGCTGAGGTGGAATGGAAGGTTGCATTGAATAGATTGAGAAGTTCGAAACCTGTTAATATCGAAAAAGGTTTGCAAAACCCGTACACATGCTTGCAGTTAAGCTATGATAATCTGGACACTGAAGAGGCCAAGTCACTATTCTTGTTGTGTTCCGTGTTTCCTGAAGATTGTGAAATTCCTGTGGAGTTTTTAACTAGGTCTGCAATAGGGCTAGGCATAGTTGGAGAAGTTCACTCATATGAAGGGGCAAGGGATGAAGTGAGTGTGGCGAAAAATAAGCTCATAAGTTCTTGTTTGTTGCTAGATGTTGATGAAGGAAAATGTGTCAAAATGCATGACTTAGTTCGCAATGTAGCTCATTGGATTGCGCAGAATGAGATTAAATGTGCCTCGAAGAAGGATGTTATGACTTTGGAACATACTTCACTAAGATATCTATGGTGTGAGAAATTTCCAAATAATTTGTATTGTTCCAGTCTTGACTTTCTACACATTCACACACTTACACAAGTATCAGATGAAACTTTCAAAGGAATGGGAATGCTCAGAGTTTTGTTTCTTTACAACAAGGGTCGGGAGAGAATGCCATTGTTGACTACATCGTTAAAATCGTTGATGAATCTTCGTTGCTTACTCCTGAGTAAATGGGATTTAGTTGATATCTCGTTTGTGGGAGATATGAAGAAACTTGAAAGTCTTACATTGTGTTATTGTTCATTCCTTGAATTACCTGATGTTGTTACAGAATTGACTAACTTGAGATTGTTGGATTTGTCAGAATGTGACATGAAAATGAATCCGTTCGAAGTGATTGGGAGACACAGACAGCTGGAAGAATTGTACTTTACTGACTGTAGATCAAAATGGGAAGTTGAATTCTTAAAAGAGTTTAGTGCCCCCCAAGTATTACAGAGGTATCAAATACAATTAGGAAGCATGTTTTTCGGTTTCCAAGAAGCGTTTCTCAATCATCACAGAACTTTGTTTCTCAGTTATTTGGATGTATATAATGCCGCGACCGCGATCAAGGATTTGGCTGAAAAGGCAGAGGTCTTGTGTATAGCCGGTATTGAGGGAGGTGCTAAAAGTATCATGCCTGACATATTTCGAAGTATGAACCATTTAACTGAGCTTTGGATACGCGATTCTAAGGGGATAGAGTGTTTGGTTGACACTTGTCTGATCGAGGTAGGAACTCTCTTCTTCTGCAAGTTGCATTGGTTGAGAATTGAGCACATGGAGCATCTGGGAGCTTTATACAATGGTCGAATGCCTCTAGGTGGCCATTTTGAGAATTTAGAAGACCTATATATAAGCCATTGTCCAAAGCTAACATGTCTCTTCACACTTGCAGTTGCTCAAAATCTGGCACAACTTGAGAATTTACAAGTATTATCTTGCCATGCACTGAAGCATATACTAATTGATGACGATGATGATAGAGAGGAGATAATTGTATATGATCACAGACCGTTGTTTCCAAAATTAAAAAGGCTTCATGTTAGAGAGTGTAGTGAGCTGGAATACATAATCCCAATCACGTTAGCTCATGGTCTTGTACTTTTGGAGTGTTTGGAAATCGTATGTAATCAGAAGTTGAGATATATATTTGGCCAAAGCACACACAAAGCTGCTCAGAATCAGAATCAAGTCAAGATCGAGCTGTCGGCCCTGGAAGAGCTTACTCTTGTTATGTTGCCAAATATCAATAGCATTTGTCCCGAAGATTGTTATCTAATGTGGCCATCCCTGCTCAGTTTCAATTTGCGAAATTGTGCAGAGTTTTTCATGGTGTCTATCAATACTTGCATGGCTTTACACAACAATCCGATGATCAATGAAGCCTCGCATCAAACTCTGCAAAATATAAGAGAAGTTCGAGTCAATAACTGTGAGTTAGAAGGCATCTTTCAGCTAGTAGGACTACCCATTGATGGAGAAAAAGATCCACTAATGTCATGTTTGGAAATGTTGTATTTGGAAAATCTACCTCAGCTCAGGTATGTATGTAAGAGTAATGTAGAATCAACAAACATCCAATTCCAAAATCTTCAACAAATGGAGATATGTGGATGTCGAAGATTAAAATTTATCTTCTCATCCTTTATGGCTGGAGGGCTACCTCAACTGAAAGCGCTAAAGGTAGAAAAGTGCAACCAGCTAGATCAAATCGTTGAGGATATTAGCACTGCAATTCCTTTAG GATCATTTGGCCTTCCCAGCCTTGTAAGGTTAACACTAATATCATGTCCGATGCTGGGTTCACTGTTTACAGCATCCACTGCTAAAACCTTGACTTCATTGGAAGAATTGACAATAGAAGATTGTCATGGTTTAAAACAATTAGTAACTTATGGAAGAACTCTGCAAAATAGAAGGGGAGAAATAGTTCAGGATGATCATCATGACTTTCAGAGTTATGTGTCAATGTTTCAAAGTTTGAAAAGGATTAGTATTATGAGATGTCATTTGCTCAAGTATATATTACCTGTTTCATTTGGAAGAGGACTGGTGAAATTGGAAGCTATAGAAATCACAGATACTCCCGAGTTGAGATATGTATTTGGTCATTCTTCCCATCAATATCCAAACAAGTTCAAAATTGAGCTTCCTGCTTTGGAAAAAGTAGCACTCTACTGTATACCAAATCTGATCGCCATTTGTCCAGAAAACTACCATGCAACATGCTCATCTTTGCAACTTCTTGTCATGAATGATGTTGGTCTATCAATGAATAATTGGATGGTTGATTCTGGAGCCGCACACTCAGATCTTAGTTCTACTAAAACA GATGAAGGAGAAACAAGTATGCCTATTGAGAAGAAGTTAACGTCTGTTATTATTGAGAACGGATCCGAAATGGAAGGCATTTTTCAAATGAAGGGATCCCCAAGTGAGAATGGACAACAAGTAATGTCTTGGTTAGAAGACCTTAAATTGAACAATTTGCCAAAGCTAATGTACATATGGATGGGTTCCATACAACATTGTGTGAGCCTTCAACATCTTCACAAAATACATATTTGCAATTGTCCAACACTAAAATCTATCTTCTCCATCTCTGTCTTGAGAGTCCTGCCTCTGTTGAAGATCCTAGTGCTAGAACAATGTGAAGAATTGGAGCAAATCATTGAAGATGATgacgaagaaaatgaaaatgtcCCGAATCCTCAAGTGTGGTTCTCGCAGCTAAAGTTTCTTCTTGTCACCCAATGCAACAAATTGAAGCATTTGTTTTCTTTCCACACATCCCATGAATTTCCAGAATTGGAATATCTGACCCTCAATCAAAATTCTAGTCTAGTTCAAGTGTTTAAAGTAGTTTCTGGTGTGCGAGAAGGGACAATGGAAATTTTGCTTCCAAAACTGAAACATGTAATGCTAATGCAACTGCCAAACCTCAATAATATATGTCAAGGGATTGAGTTTCAGACTCTCACCAATCTTTTGGTGCACAATTGCCCAAAATTCTTACTAACTTCAACGACTACTAACGAGGACATGCTACAAACCTGTGATAGTG ACAAGGAAATTGGTTTCTATCTCCGTCCACACTTACATGACATAAGTTGTACAACAACAAATGACCACGAGTTCCTTACATCAAAGATCAAAAACAAAGGGATACAAGATTTACAATCACAGGAGCAGAAACTGTCACTCATTCCTTTACCAAACTTGACAGAG GAGTTTGTTAAAGGACAATCAATGGATGAACCTTATTTGACGAGACAACAAAAGCCACTTGGAGAATCT AGGTTTACTGAAGAGGAAACAGCATCAAAGAATGTGGATATAGTAGCTTTGTCAATTCATTCTGAATCTGATAGCTCACATTCAAGTCCATTAGCTACCTCTCAAAGTAGGTCACATCCACAT TATGAAATCAGCTTCAGCCAAACCGAGACTTACactaataaagaaaacaaagacCGTCCTGTATATATAGGTGACTCGGAGGACAATGATCTCAAACCTGTcaaagaagatgatgaaagTCAAATAGCCACACCTTGTGTTTCTGAAGCAACTGCAGTGTGTCATTCAACTGAATATAACTTCGTTGAAAAGGCTCTTTCTGACCTGGAAGAGTCTTTGAGGATACCTCTAAGGGACATAGCTAGCTCAGAGGCAAACAGCCTTCGCCTTCTAACGACTCTTAACTTCTTGTCCCACCTTTCTTTAAAAGATGTAGCTCTATCAGATGGACTCCAAGCTGTAATCGACACTATGCACACAGAATTCCCAACCATCCTACGCTCCTTCAAGCAAGCCTTTTCTATCACAGACAAATTTGCTATGACTGATGCTCATCATGACGAGGTAGCCATTACTCTTGCTTCCAAAATTTCCAACGCGGAAAGTTTTTTGAATGAAGCTCAACAGAGGGAAGCAGCTTTAAAGGAACAGATCATTCAATTGGAGAAAGAAGTAAAATGTCTTCAAGAGGAAAATGAAAAATGCATTCAAGAAACTATAGGCTACAAAATGGAGTTGGAGAATGTGGTCAAAGACAAGTATGAAATTTTGGAAGATCAAATGAAAGCTCGGCAACAAATATTTGAGGTCGATTATAAATGGTCTGCTTTACTTAGTCAGTTTCAGTACAACCACATTGTTGCAAGAAATCCTTCTTGA
- the LOC123921330 gene encoding uncharacterized protein LOC123921330 isoform X1 produces the protein MEYLYGVASAVSRDLVCGVIGQLRYPCCFNKFVQDLAKEEGNLAATRDGVQDRVTQAKKQTRKTAEVVDRWLKDANHVMDDVDQLLQMAKTENNSCLGHCPNLIWRYRVGRKLANKKRDLKLRIEEGRQYIQIERPASLSAGYFSSEKCWEFDSRKPAYEELMRALEDDDVTMIGLYGMGGCGKTMLTMEVGKRCGHLFDQVVFVPISSTVDLERIQEKIAGSLEFEFQEKDEMDRSQRLCMRFRQEDRVLVILDDVWQMLDFDAIGIPSSEHHKGCKVLISSRSEAVCTLMDCQKKIHLSTLTNDETWDLFQKQALISECTSITVQSLARQISNECKGLPVAIVAVASSLKGKAEVEWKVALNRLRSSKPVNIEKGLQNPYTCLQLSYDNLDTEEAKSLFLLCSVFPEDCEIPVEFLTRSAIGLGIVGEVHSYEGARDEVSVAKNKLISSCLLLDVDEGKCVKMHDLVRNVAHWIAQNEIKCASKKDVMTLEHTSLRYLWCEKFPNNLYCSSLDFLHIHTLTQVSDETFKGMGMLRVLFLYNKGRERMPLLTTSLKSLMNLRCLLLSKWDLVDISFVGDMKKLESLTLCYCSFLELPDVVTELTNLRLLDLSECDMKMNPFEVIGRHRQLEELYFTDCRSKWEVEFLKEFSAPQVLQRYQIQLGSMFFGFQEAFLNHHRTLFLSYLDVYNAATAIKDLAEKAEVLCIAGIEGGAKSIMPDIFRSMNHLTELWIRDSKGIECLVDTCLIEVGTLFFCKLHWLRIEHMEHLGALYNGRMPLGGHFENLEDLYISHCPKLTCLFTLAVAQNLAQLENLQVLSCHALKHILIDDDDDREEIIVYDHRPLFPKLKRLHVRECSELEYIIPITLAHGLVLLECLEIVCNQKLRYIFGQSTHKAAQNQNQVKIELSALEELTLVMLPNINSICPEDCYLMWPSLLSFNLRNCAEFFMVSINTCMALHNNPMINEASHQTLQNIREVRVNNCELEGIFQLVGLPIDGEKDPLMSCLEMLYLENLPQLRYVCKSNVESTNIQFQNLQQMEICGCRRLKFIFSSFMAGGLPQLKALKVEKCNQLDQIVEDISTAIPLGSFGLPSLVRLTLISCPMLGSLFTASTAKTLTSLEELTIEDCHGLKQLVTYGRTLQNRRGEIVQDDHHDFQSYVSMFQSLKRISIMRCHLLKYILPVSFGRGLVKLEAIEITDTPELRYVFGHSSHQYPNKFKIELPALEKVALYCIPNLIAICPENYHATCSSLQLLVMNDVGLSMNNWMVDSGAAHSDLSSTKTDEGETSMPIEKKLTSVIIENGSEMEGIFQMKGSPSENGQQVMSWLEDLKLNNLPKLMYIWMGSIQHCVSLQHLHKIHICNCPTLKSIFSISVLRVLPLLKILVLEQCEELEQIIEDDDEENENVPNPQVWFSQLKFLLVTQCNKLKHLFSFHTSHEFPELEYLTLNQNSSLVQVFKVVSGVREGTMEILLPKLKHVMLMQLPNLNNICQGIEFQTLTNLLVHNCPKFLLTSTTTNEDMLQTCDSDKEIGFYLRPHLHDISCTTTNDHEFLTSKIKNKGIQDLQSQEQKLSLIPLPNLTEEFVKGQSMDEPYLTRQQKPLGESRFTEEETASKNVDIVALSIHSESDSSHSSPLATSQSRSHPHYEISFSQTETYTNKENKDRPVYIGDSEDNDLKPVKEDDESQIATPCVSEATAVCHSTEYNFVEKALSDLEESLRIPLRDIASSEANSLRLLTTLNFLSHLSLKDVALSDGLQAVIDTMHTEFPTILRSFKQAFSITDKFAMTDAHHDEVAITLASKISNAESFLNEAQQREAALKEQIIQLEKEVKCLQEENEKCIQETIGYKMELENVVKDKYEILEDQMKARQQIFEVDYKWSALLSQFQYNHIVARNPS, from the exons ATGGAATACCTTTATGGAGTTGCGTCTGCTGTTTCAAGAGATTTGGTGTGTGGTGTAATAGGTCAATTACGTTATCCCTGCTGCTTCAACAAATTTGTTCAAGACCTCGCAAAAGAAGAAGGTAATTTGGCTGCAACAAGAGATGGTGTCCAAGACCGCGTTACACAAGCCAAGAAGCAAACTAGGAAGACTGCTGAGGTTGTTGATAGGTGGTTGAAGGATGCTAACCATGTCATGGACGATGTTGATCAGTTACTACAAATggcaaaaacagaaaataactCATGTCTCGGGCACTGTCCAAATTTGATTTGGCGATACCGTGTAGGCAGGAAGTtagcaaataaaaaaagagaccTTAAACTGCGCATTGAAGAAGGTAGACAATATATACAGATTGAACGCCCTGCTTCACTTTCAGCAGGCTATTTTTCTTCTGAAAAATGTTGGGAGTTTGATAGTAGAAAACCTGCTTATGAGGAACTTATGCGTGCTTTGGAAGATGATGATGTTACTATGATTGGATTGTATGGGATGGGGGGTTGTGGTAAAACAATGCTTACAATGGAAGTAGGCAAGAGATGTGGTCATCTTTTTGATCAAGTGGTTTTTGTGCCTATATCTAGTACTGTAGACTTGGAAAGGATCCAGGAAAAAATTGCAGGCTCTCTtgaatttgaattccaagaaaaaGACGAAATGGACAGATCACAACGCTTATGCATGAGGTTCAGACAAGAAGATAGGGTTCTTGTGATTCTGGATGATGTGTGGCAGATGCTAGATTTTGATGCCATAGGGATTCCTTCTAGTGAACATCATAAAGGTTGCAAGGTTCTCATTAGCAGTAGATCTGAAGCAGTTTGTACTTTGATGGATTGCCAGAAAAAAATTCATCTATCAACACTAACCAATGATGAAACGTGGGATCTTTTCCAAAAGCAAGCACTAATATCTGAATGCACTTCGATTACTGTACAGAGTTTGGCAAGACAAATTTCAAATGAATGTAAAGGCTTGCCCGTCGCCATTGTAGCAGTGGCTAGCAGCTTGAAAGGTAAGGCTGAGGTGGAATGGAAGGTTGCATTGAATAGATTGAGAAGTTCGAAACCTGTTAATATCGAAAAAGGTTTGCAAAACCCGTACACATGCTTGCAGTTAAGCTATGATAATCTGGACACTGAAGAGGCCAAGTCACTATTCTTGTTGTGTTCCGTGTTTCCTGAAGATTGTGAAATTCCTGTGGAGTTTTTAACTAGGTCTGCAATAGGGCTAGGCATAGTTGGAGAAGTTCACTCATATGAAGGGGCAAGGGATGAAGTGAGTGTGGCGAAAAATAAGCTCATAAGTTCTTGTTTGTTGCTAGATGTTGATGAAGGAAAATGTGTCAAAATGCATGACTTAGTTCGCAATGTAGCTCATTGGATTGCGCAGAATGAGATTAAATGTGCCTCGAAGAAGGATGTTATGACTTTGGAACATACTTCACTAAGATATCTATGGTGTGAGAAATTTCCAAATAATTTGTATTGTTCCAGTCTTGACTTTCTACACATTCACACACTTACACAAGTATCAGATGAAACTTTCAAAGGAATGGGAATGCTCAGAGTTTTGTTTCTTTACAACAAGGGTCGGGAGAGAATGCCATTGTTGACTACATCGTTAAAATCGTTGATGAATCTTCGTTGCTTACTCCTGAGTAAATGGGATTTAGTTGATATCTCGTTTGTGGGAGATATGAAGAAACTTGAAAGTCTTACATTGTGTTATTGTTCATTCCTTGAATTACCTGATGTTGTTACAGAATTGACTAACTTGAGATTGTTGGATTTGTCAGAATGTGACATGAAAATGAATCCGTTCGAAGTGATTGGGAGACACAGACAGCTGGAAGAATTGTACTTTACTGACTGTAGATCAAAATGGGAAGTTGAATTCTTAAAAGAGTTTAGTGCCCCCCAAGTATTACAGAGGTATCAAATACAATTAGGAAGCATGTTTTTCGGTTTCCAAGAAGCGTTTCTCAATCATCACAGAACTTTGTTTCTCAGTTATTTGGATGTATATAATGCCGCGACCGCGATCAAGGATTTGGCTGAAAAGGCAGAGGTCTTGTGTATAGCCGGTATTGAGGGAGGTGCTAAAAGTATCATGCCTGACATATTTCGAAGTATGAACCATTTAACTGAGCTTTGGATACGCGATTCTAAGGGGATAGAGTGTTTGGTTGACACTTGTCTGATCGAGGTAGGAACTCTCTTCTTCTGCAAGTTGCATTGGTTGAGAATTGAGCACATGGAGCATCTGGGAGCTTTATACAATGGTCGAATGCCTCTAGGTGGCCATTTTGAGAATTTAGAAGACCTATATATAAGCCATTGTCCAAAGCTAACATGTCTCTTCACACTTGCAGTTGCTCAAAATCTGGCACAACTTGAGAATTTACAAGTATTATCTTGCCATGCACTGAAGCATATACTAATTGATGACGATGATGATAGAGAGGAGATAATTGTATATGATCACAGACCGTTGTTTCCAAAATTAAAAAGGCTTCATGTTAGAGAGTGTAGTGAGCTGGAATACATAATCCCAATCACGTTAGCTCATGGTCTTGTACTTTTGGAGTGTTTGGAAATCGTATGTAATCAGAAGTTGAGATATATATTTGGCCAAAGCACACACAAAGCTGCTCAGAATCAGAATCAAGTCAAGATCGAGCTGTCGGCCCTGGAAGAGCTTACTCTTGTTATGTTGCCAAATATCAATAGCATTTGTCCCGAAGATTGTTATCTAATGTGGCCATCCCTGCTCAGTTTCAATTTGCGAAATTGTGCAGAGTTTTTCATGGTGTCTATCAATACTTGCATGGCTTTACACAACAATCCGATGATCAATGAAGCCTCGCATCAAACTCTGCAAAATATAAGAGAAGTTCGAGTCAATAACTGTGAGTTAGAAGGCATCTTTCAGCTAGTAGGACTACCCATTGATGGAGAAAAAGATCCACTAATGTCATGTTTGGAAATGTTGTATTTGGAAAATCTACCTCAGCTCAGGTATGTATGTAAGAGTAATGTAGAATCAACAAACATCCAATTCCAAAATCTTCAACAAATGGAGATATGTGGATGTCGAAGATTAAAATTTATCTTCTCATCCTTTATGGCTGGAGGGCTACCTCAACTGAAAGCGCTAAAGGTAGAAAAGTGCAACCAGCTAGATCAAATCGTTGAGGATATTAGCACTGCAATTCCTTTAG GATCATTTGGCCTTCCCAGCCTTGTAAGGTTAACACTAATATCATGTCCGATGCTGGGTTCACTGTTTACAGCATCCACTGCTAAAACCTTGACTTCATTGGAAGAATTGACAATAGAAGATTGTCATGGTTTAAAACAATTAGTAACTTATGGAAGAACTCTGCAAAATAGAAGGGGAGAAATAGTTCAGGATGATCATCATGACTTTCAGAGTTATGTGTCAATGTTTCAAAGTTTGAAAAGGATTAGTATTATGAGATGTCATTTGCTCAAGTATATATTACCTGTTTCATTTGGAAGAGGACTGGTGAAATTGGAAGCTATAGAAATCACAGATACTCCCGAGTTGAGATATGTATTTGGTCATTCTTCCCATCAATATCCAAACAAGTTCAAAATTGAGCTTCCTGCTTTGGAAAAAGTAGCACTCTACTGTATACCAAATCTGATCGCCATTTGTCCAGAAAACTACCATGCAACATGCTCATCTTTGCAACTTCTTGTCATGAATGATGTTGGTCTATCAATGAATAATTGGATGGTTGATTCTGGAGCCGCACACTCAGATCTTAGTTCTACTAAAACA GATGAAGGAGAAACAAGTATGCCTATTGAGAAGAAGTTAACGTCTGTTATTATTGAGAACGGATCCGAAATGGAAGGCATTTTTCAAATGAAGGGATCCCCAAGTGAGAATGGACAACAAGTAATGTCTTGGTTAGAAGACCTTAAATTGAACAATTTGCCAAAGCTAATGTACATATGGATGGGTTCCATACAACATTGTGTGAGCCTTCAACATCTTCACAAAATACATATTTGCAATTGTCCAACACTAAAATCTATCTTCTCCATCTCTGTCTTGAGAGTCCTGCCTCTGTTGAAGATCCTAGTGCTAGAACAATGTGAAGAATTGGAGCAAATCATTGAAGATGATgacgaagaaaatgaaaatgtcCCGAATCCTCAAGTGTGGTTCTCGCAGCTAAAGTTTCTTCTTGTCACCCAATGCAACAAATTGAAGCATTTGTTTTCTTTCCACACATCCCATGAATTTCCAGAATTGGAATATCTGACCCTCAATCAAAATTCTAGTCTAGTTCAAGTGTTTAAAGTAGTTTCTGGTGTGCGAGAAGGGACAATGGAAATTTTGCTTCCAAAACTGAAACATGTAATGCTAATGCAACTGCCAAACCTCAATAATATATGTCAAGGGATTGAGTTTCAGACTCTCACCAATCTTTTGGTGCACAATTGCCCAAAATTCTTACTAACTTCAACGACTACTAACGAGGACATGCTACAAACCTGTGATAGTG ACAAGGAAATTGGTTTCTATCTCCGTCCACACTTACATGACATAAGTTGTACAACAACAAATGACCACGAGTTCCTTACATCAAAGATCAAAAACAAAGGGATACAAGATTTACAATCACAGGAGCAGAAACTGTCACTCATTCCTTTACCAAACTTGACAGAG GAGTTTGTTAAAGGACAATCAATGGATGAACCTTATTTGACGAGACAACAAAAGCCACTTGGAGAATCT AGGTTTACTGAAGAGGAAACAGCATCAAAGAATGTGGATATAGTAGCTTTGTCAATTCATTCTGAATCTGATAGCTCACATTCAAGTCCATTAGCTACCTCTCAAAGTAGGTCACATCCACAT TATGAAATCAGCTTCAGCCAAACCGAGACTTACactaataaagaaaacaaagacCGTCCTGTATATATAGGTGACTCGGAGGACAATGATCTCAAACCTGTcaaagaagatgatgaaagTCAAATAGCCACACCTTGTGTTTCTGAAGCAACTGCAGTGTGTCATTCAACTGAATATAACTTCGTTGAAAAGGCTCTTTCTGACCTGGAAGAGTCTTTGAGGATACCTCTAAGGGACATAGCTAGCTCAGAGGCAAACAGCCTTCGCCTTCTAACGACTCTTAACTTCTTGTCCCACCTTTCTTTAAAAGATGTAGCTCTATCAGATGGACTCCAAGCTGTAATCGACACTATGCACACAGAATTCCCAACCATCCTACGCTCCTTCAAGCAAGCCTTTTCTATCACAGACAAATTTGCTATGACTGATGCTCATCATGACGAGGTAGCCATTACTCTTGCTTCCAAAATTTCCAACGCGGAAAGTTTTTTGAATGAAGCTCAACAGAGGGAAGCAGCTTTAAAGGAACAGATCATTCAATTGGAGAAAGAAGTAAAATGTCTTCAAGAGGAAAATGAAAAATGCATTCAAGAAACTATAGGCTACAAAATGGAGTTGGAGAATGTGGTCAAAGACAAGTATGAAATTTTGGAAGATCAAATGAAAGCTCGGCAACAAATATTTGAGGTCGATTATAAATGGTCTGCTTTACTTAGTCAGTTTCAGTACAACCACATTGTTGCAAGAAATCCTTCTTGA